One genomic window of Quercus lobata isolate SW786 chromosome 9, ValleyOak3.0 Primary Assembly, whole genome shotgun sequence includes the following:
- the LOC115960745 gene encoding LOW QUALITY PROTEIN: nephrocystin-3-like (The sequence of the model RefSeq protein was modified relative to this genomic sequence to represent the inferred CDS: inserted 1 base in 1 codon), translating to MSQVCLHMQSDQLRKAITCFSVCLQKQKWSIKLYMLPFRAIAGHHVLKPFASVGSLEADLSSQENHAPGTSVPNNIQRFKMSFDQTSYPLDDMSDFEKQLQELFGEVKRIIMKGNKSDAIDLLKANYESVKEQMNAGTKGIEEAALLDIIALGYMAVGDLKFVGSLLAMLTEVVESLKDNEPFLDSVLVHMGSMYSXLRKFEKSLLLYRRSIEILENIYGKNSIYLITPLLGMAKVLGAIGRSTKEVETYHRAIAILELNKGAESEDLVVALFGLGNILLKEGRTTNVETHFVRILNLYKKLYGENDGRVGMAMCSLAHVECAKGNPDEAIQLYENALQVIKDSNHVALDDSIMEKMRIDLAESLYVVGRGKEGRKMLEECLLITEKYKGKEHPSSVTHLLNLATSYSRSKNIVEAERLLRTSLEIMRKTVGPDDQSITFPMLHLAVTLYNLKRDEEAEQLALEVLHIREKAFGKDSLPVGEALDCLVSIQTRLGKDDGELLELLKRIVSIQEREFGYESKEVMETLKKIVYYLDKLVRKNEKFPLPKRLSILRMKYKQRIQY from the exons ATGAGTCAAGTGTGTCTACACATGCAATCAGATCAGTTGCGGAAAGCTATAACTTGCTTTTCAGTTTGTCTCCAAAAGCAGAAATGGAGCATCAAGCTTTACATGTTACCATTCAGAGCCATTGCTGGTCACCATGTCTTGAAACCTTTTGCATCAGTTGGCTCATTAGAAGCAGATTTGTCAAGCCAAGAAAATCATGCTCCTGGTACTTCAGTTCCAAACAACATTCAAAG GTTTAAAATGTCTTTTGACCAGACAAGTTATCCCTTGGATGACATGAgtgattttgaaaaacaattgcAAGAGTTATTTGGTGAagtcaaaagaataattatgAAGGGGAACAAAAGTGATGCCATAGACCTACTTAAAGCAAATTATGAATCTGTGAAAGAACAGATGAATGCAGGTACGAAAGGCATAGAAGAGGCTGCTCTTCTTGACATCATTGCCCTTGGTTATATGGCTGTTGGGGACTTAAAGTTCGTTGGTTCCCTACTTGCTAtg TTGACTGAGGTTGTTGAAAGTCTAAAGGACAATGAACCATTTCTGGATTCTGTGCTTGTGCATATGGGAAGTATGTATT ACTTGAGGAAGTTTGAGAAATCATTGCTTCTGTACCGGAGATCTATTGAAATTCTGGAGAACATATACG GGAAAAATAGCATTTATCTTATCACACCATTGTTGGGGATGGCAAAAGTACTTGGAGCCATTGGCAGATCCACAAAAGAAGTAGAAACCTACCATCGTGCAATTGCTATCTTGGAATTGAACAAAGGTGCTGAAAGCGAGGATTTGGTTGTAGCTTTATTTGgtcttggaaatattttactCAAAGAAGGAAGAACGACTAATGTGGAAACTCATTTTGTTAG AATTTTAAACCTATATAAGAAGTTATATGGTGAAAATGATGGAAGAGTTGGAATGGCAATGTGTTCCTTGGCCCATGTAGAGTGTGCAAAAG GAAACCCTGATGAAGCCATTCAATTATATGAAAATGCTCTTCAGGTTATCAAGGATTCAAATCATGTGGCTTTAGATGACAGCATAATGGAGAAGATGAGAATAGATTTGGCAGAGTCACTTTATGTTGTTGGAAG GGGAAAAGAAGGCCGAAAAATGTTAGAGGAATGCTTGTTGATCACTGAGAAGTATAAAGGAAAAGAGCATCCCAGCTCAGTGACACACCTGCTGAATCTTGCAACGTCCTATTCACGCTCAAAGAATATTGTGGAAGCTGAACGCTTGCTCAGGACTAGTTTAGAAATCATGAGGAAGACAGTGGGGCCTGATGATCAATCCATCACCTTCCCTATGTTGCATCTTGCAGTTACTCTGTACAATCTAAAACGGGATGAAGAAGCTGAGCAACTTGCGCTGGAGGTTTTGCACATCCGTGAAAAGGCATTTGGAAAAGATTCTCTACCTGTTG GGGAGGCTCTGGACTGTTTGGTGTCCATTCAGACTAGATTAGGGAAGGATGATGGTGAGTTGTTGGAGCTACTCAAGAGAATTGTGAGTATCCAAGAGAGAGAATTTGGCTATGAGAGTAAAGAGGTCATGGAAACcctgaaaaaaattgtatactACTTGGACAAACTGGTTAGGAAGAACGAAAAGTTTCCACTGCCAAAAAGATTGTCCATACTTAGAATGAAATATAAACAAAGGATTCAATATTAA